The following are from one region of the Lentimicrobium sp. L6 genome:
- a CDS encoding chloride channel protein, which translates to MSMISFLRKYSLKSLSTKQVTYIISIVIGFFVGLAAVIIKKAVHLTQWLLTHSFSADMEHYLFFIYPTIGIFLAVLYMNFIIKKKVGHGIPAVLYAISKQNGIIPKHNMFSSIFTASFTVGFGGSVGLEGPTVYTGAAIGSYFGQILKTNYRQTIFYLGFASAAAMAAIFKAPVAGIVFALEVIMLDLTMAALLPLLLSSVTAVMVSYMFMGQGAVYHIEQVDPFLLKDVIWFILLGVFTGLVSTYFTKAYIKIESIFSSMKKWYTKLLVGGTVLGGLIFLFPSLYGEGYDAINTALHGETSNLFANSVFFDFRDDVWVVFAMMAIILITKVIATSVTFGAGGIGGIFAPSLFLGTYAGLLFSKTVNYFGFENLSEKNFALVGMAGIISGNLHAPLTAIFLIAELTTGYTLFVPLMLTSASSYATTKLFVTNSVYTHQLAKRGELVTHDKDKAVMQMLSVKDLIEKDFKTIEPSATLGELIDVVADSKRHVYPVVDETNEFHGAITLDEIKHIMFKPELYDKYTVEDLMFVPVSKVDPEESMEEVAKKFNKSGYYNMPVIKNGKYWGFVSRANVFSAYRKLLKDFSDD; encoded by the coding sequence ATGAGCATGATAAGTTTCCTTAGAAAATACAGTTTAAAAAGTTTGAGTACCAAGCAGGTAACCTATATTATTAGTATTGTGATTGGGTTTTTTGTAGGGTTAGCAGCGGTGATTATTAAAAAAGCTGTGCATCTAACACAATGGCTCTTGACCCATAGTTTTAGTGCAGACATGGAACATTACCTGTTTTTTATATATCCCACAATAGGTATTTTTCTGGCTGTATTGTATATGAACTTTATCATTAAGAAAAAAGTGGGACATGGTATTCCAGCTGTGCTTTATGCCATATCAAAACAAAATGGAATTATCCCTAAACATAATATGTTCTCCTCCATCTTCACGGCGAGTTTTACCGTAGGTTTTGGTGGTTCAGTAGGGTTGGAGGGACCAACGGTATATACTGGAGCAGCCATAGGAAGTTATTTTGGCCAGATTTTAAAAACCAATTATCGTCAAACAATATTCTATTTAGGTTTTGCCAGTGCTGCGGCCATGGCGGCAATCTTCAAAGCGCCAGTTGCAGGAATTGTATTTGCCTTAGAGGTGATCATGCTTGATCTTACTATGGCGGCATTGCTTCCTCTTTTATTGTCTTCTGTTACTGCGGTAATGGTTAGTTATATGTTTATGGGTCAGGGTGCTGTTTATCATATTGAACAAGTAGATCCTTTTCTTTTGAAAGATGTGATTTGGTTTATCCTTCTAGGCGTTTTTACAGGTTTAGTAAGTACCTATTTTACCAAGGCTTATATTAAAATAGAATCTATTTTTTCTTCCATGAAGAAATGGTATACCAAGCTTTTAGTAGGAGGAACTGTTTTAGGGGGCTTAATATTTTTGTTCCCATCTTTATATGGAGAAGGTTATGATGCCATTAACACCGCATTGCATGGCGAAACTTCTAATCTATTTGCCAACTCGGTTTTCTTCGATTTTAGAGATGATGTTTGGGTGGTATTTGCCATGATGGCTATTATCTTAATCACTAAGGTGATTGCTACTTCTGTTACTTTTGGCGCAGGAGGTATTGGAGGTATTTTTGCACCTTCTTTATTCTTAGGAACCTATGCTGGCTTACTATTCTCAAAGACAGTTAATTATTTTGGTTTCGAAAATTTATCTGAAAAGAATTTTGCCTTGGTGGGTATGGCTGGTATTATTTCGGGAAATCTACATGCTCCTTTAACCGCTATCTTCCTTATTGCTGAGTTAACGACTGGGTATACGCTATTTGTTCCCTTAATGCTCACTTCTGCTTCTTCCTACGCAACGACCAAATTATTTGTTACCAATTCAGTATATACCCATCAGTTGGCTAAACGAGGGGAATTAGTAACCCACGATAAAGATAAGGCGGTTATGCAAATGCTTTCGGTGAAGGATTTAATAGAAAAAGATTTCAAAACTATTGAGCCTTCAGCTACTCTAGGCGAATTAATTGATGTGGTAGCTGATTCTAAACGCCATGTTTATCCAGTCGTAGATGAAACCAATGAGTTCCATGGAGCTATAACCCTCGATGAGATCAAACATATCATGTTTAAGCCAGAATTATACGATAAATATACTGTAGAGGATTTAATGTTTGTTCCTGTATCCAAGGTCGATCCAGAGGAAAGTATGGAGGAGGTTGCTAAAAAATTCAATAAATCGGGTTATTATAATATGCCTGTCATTAAGAATGGTAAGTACTGGGGTTTTGTAAGTCGTGCCAATGTGTTCTCCGCCTATAGAAAATTATTAAAAGATTTTTCTGACGATTAA
- a CDS encoding alpha/beta fold hydrolase → MQLFYRKFGQGKPLIILHGLFGISDNWVSFGKKIAELGYEVYIPDQRNHGQSPHSSAFNYLALVDDLFEFVDEHELEDAIILGHSMGGKVAMRYALENPHFLSKLIVVDISLRAYEARPHHKNIIRAMKKVDFSMVTSRKQVEEILAENISDTKIRLFVMKNLHRISQTKFEWRLNLDGICDNLDQMFDGIDIPEPFTKPSLFIRGGASDYIIDEDIAPINEAFPDNQLHTIDGATHWVHAEAPDLFFHYVSEFLQKDQ, encoded by the coding sequence ATGCAACTATTTTACAGAAAATTTGGCCAAGGAAAGCCACTCATTATACTGCACGGATTGTTTGGTATATCAGACAACTGGGTCAGCTTTGGCAAGAAAATAGCTGAATTGGGTTATGAGGTTTATATACCAGATCAAAGAAACCATGGACAATCTCCCCATAGTTCTGCTTTTAATTATTTAGCTCTTGTTGACGATTTGTTCGAGTTTGTGGATGAACATGAATTAGAGGATGCCATTATTTTAGGTCACAGCATGGGAGGAAAAGTAGCCATGCGATATGCATTGGAGAATCCTCACTTTTTGTCTAAGTTGATTGTAGTGGATATTAGTTTACGAGCCTACGAGGCACGACCTCATCATAAAAACATCATCCGCGCCATGAAGAAAGTCGATTTCTCAATGGTGACCTCGAGGAAGCAAGTTGAAGAGATTTTGGCGGAAAATATTTCAGATACAAAAATCAGGTTATTTGTGATGAAAAATCTTCACCGAATCAGTCAAACCAAATTTGAATGGCGATTGAACCTAGATGGGATTTGTGATAATCTGGATCAGATGTTTGATGGGATTGATATTCCAGAGCCATTTACTAAGCCCAGTTTATTTATTCGTGGAGGGGCTTCCGATTATATAATAGATGAAGATATAGCACCTATTAACGAAGCTTTTCCAGATAATCAGCTTCATACCATTGATGGCGCAACGCATTGGGTGCATGCGGAGGCACCAGACTTGTTCTTTCATTATGTGTCAGAATTTCTTCAAAAAGACCAGTAA
- a CDS encoding pyridoxine 5'-phosphate synthase, translating into MENQTKLSVNINKVATLRNARGGDMPNVLKVALDCERFGAQGITVHPRPDERHIRYADVFELKPQLTTEFNIEGYPNESFMKLVLDSKPAQVTLVPDPPGVLTSNAGWDTIKHESYLKEVVAEFQANNIRTSIFIETDAKLIENAAKIGTDRVELYTESYATDYPKGKEAAIRAFVEAGKIAQKVGLGLNAGHDLSLENLRYFAENVPGLLEVSIGHALISDALYFGLENTIQMYLNQLRNIK; encoded by the coding sequence ATGGAAAACCAGACCAAGTTAAGTGTAAATATAAATAAAGTTGCCACCCTCAGAAATGCCAGAGGTGGTGATATGCCCAATGTTTTAAAAGTAGCTTTAGATTGCGAACGATTTGGAGCCCAAGGAATCACGGTACATCCTCGTCCCGATGAGCGTCATATTCGCTATGCCGATGTATTTGAACTTAAGCCTCAATTAACAACCGAGTTTAATATTGAAGGCTATCCCAACGAGAGCTTTATGAAATTGGTATTAGATTCAAAACCTGCTCAGGTAACTCTCGTTCCCGATCCTCCTGGAGTATTAACTAGCAATGCCGGTTGGGATACCATTAAGCATGAAAGTTATTTAAAGGAAGTAGTGGCAGAATTTCAAGCTAATAATATCAGAACTTCTATTTTTATAGAAACTGATGCCAAACTGATTGAAAATGCTGCCAAAATTGGAACCGACAGAGTGGAACTTTATACCGAAAGTTATGCTACTGATTATCCCAAAGGAAAAGAAGCAGCCATTAGAGCTTTTGTGGAAGCTGGTAAAATAGCTCAAAAAGTGGGCTTAGGTTTAAATGCAGGTCATGATTTGAGTTTAGAGAATTTGAGATATTTTGCAGAAAATGTTCCTGGATTGCTAGAAGTAAGTATTGGTCATGCTTTAATAAGCGATGCGCTTTATTTTGGTTTGGAAAATACCATTCAGATGTATCTCAACCAACTCAGGAATATCAAATAA
- a CDS encoding outer membrane beta-barrel protein: MKKLFITLLVLLSVSSFAQNHFIGVQFGMNSSMTFGKELFTNVNLSTSFTTGLTYNYRFKNNFLFGSGLTYERKGYQDDSFLCDYMGNNQDDMGRWFGSSTIEVQYTCIGVPLKAGYQIGKCWTA, from the coding sequence ATGAAAAAGCTATTTATTACCCTCCTCGTTTTATTGTCGGTTTCTTCTTTTGCTCAGAATCATTTTATAGGAGTTCAATTTGGAATGAATTCTTCAATGACCTTTGGTAAAGAATTATTTACAAATGTAAATCTATCTACCTCATTTACTACAGGCTTGACCTATAATTATCGATTTAAAAATAATTTTCTTTTTGGATCAGGTTTAACCTACGAAAGAAAAGGATATCAAGATGATTCTTTTTTATGTGATTATATGGGGAATAATCAAGATGATATGGGAAGATGGTTTGGAAGTTCAACTATTGAAGTTCAATATACTTGTATTGGGGTGCCGCTTAAAGCGGGTTATCAGATTGGGAAATGTTGGACGGCTTAA
- a CDS encoding MBOAT family protein: MVFSSSLFLLYFLPVFLLLYHLFKNNNYKNWVILFASIFFYAWGAPVFVFVVIGSVILDYYIINNMYHSPNSIHRKYLLALSISINVGLLLYFKYANFFVENLDFVLHSMGFENLQWTQVALPIGISFYTFQTLTYSIDVFRGVHKPLKNPIQYLVYIMLFPQMIAGPIVRFNQIADQIENRQHLETLDNKLLGFFRFCIGLAKKVLIANVLGAQADQAFALADGELTSSAAWIGIIAYTFQIYFDFSGYSDMAIGLGRIMGFKFPENFNNPYTSQSITEFWRRWHITLGSWMRDYLYIPLGGSRVSSKKRLYFNLWLVFLISGLWHGAAWNFVIWGAFHGFFLILDKLFLLKFSKKVGKYPSIILTFFITIIGWVIFRSESFNQIKYFLRSLFKFDFSVPTKTSSEFWFILVIAVLFSFITLLKTGKKWENKVFFSEQYSTSRYFISIILAILSLAICLSAITSSDFNPFIYFRF, translated from the coding sequence ATGGTATTTAGTAGCAGCCTATTCCTTTTATACTTTCTACCTGTTTTTTTGTTGTTATATCACCTCTTCAAAAACAACAATTATAAAAACTGGGTCATCCTATTTGCTAGCATTTTCTTTTATGCTTGGGGGGCACCCGTTTTTGTATTTGTAGTTATAGGTTCTGTTATTCTTGATTATTATATCATCAATAACATGTACCACTCCCCTAACTCAATACATCGAAAATACTTATTGGCATTATCCATTTCTATAAATGTTGGCCTCCTACTCTATTTTAAATATGCCAACTTCTTTGTGGAGAATTTGGACTTCGTCCTCCATTCTATGGGTTTCGAGAACCTCCAATGGACACAAGTGGCCTTACCCATAGGCATTTCTTTCTATACTTTTCAAACACTAACTTATTCTATCGATGTCTTTAGAGGTGTTCACAAACCTCTTAAGAATCCCATCCAATATCTAGTTTATATTATGCTATTTCCTCAAATGATTGCAGGACCTATTGTGAGGTTCAATCAAATTGCGGATCAGATAGAGAATCGCCAGCATTTAGAGACCTTAGACAACAAGTTATTGGGATTTTTTAGATTTTGTATTGGGCTAGCGAAAAAAGTTTTAATAGCTAATGTATTAGGAGCACAAGCCGACCAAGCTTTTGCTTTGGCAGATGGAGAATTAACAAGCTCAGCTGCCTGGATAGGAATAATAGCCTATACCTTCCAAATCTATTTTGACTTTTCTGGGTATTCCGATATGGCCATTGGACTTGGTAGAATCATGGGCTTCAAATTTCCTGAAAACTTTAATAATCCCTATACCTCACAAAGCATAACTGAATTTTGGCGTAGATGGCACATCACCCTAGGAAGTTGGATGCGCGATTATCTATATATTCCATTGGGGGGAAGTAGAGTATCCTCAAAAAAAAGACTCTATTTTAATCTTTGGCTGGTATTTTTAATCTCTGGTCTCTGGCATGGTGCAGCATGGAATTTTGTGATCTGGGGGGCTTTCCATGGCTTCTTCTTAATTCTTGATAAGCTATTCCTACTTAAGTTCAGTAAAAAGGTAGGTAAATATCCAAGTATCATTCTCACTTTTTTTATAACCATCATTGGTTGGGTTATATTTAGATCTGAGAGCTTTAATCAAATAAAATATTTCTTAAGAAGTTTATTTAAATTCGACTTTTCAGTCCCCACAAAAACCTCATCAGAATTTTGGTTCATATTAGTAATTGCAGTCTTATTTTCGTTTATTACACTCTTAAAAACAGGCAAAAAATGGGAGAATAAAGTATTCTTTTCTGAGCAATACAGTACATCGAGGTATTTCATTTCTATAATTCTAGCCATATTAAGCTTAGCCATCTGCCTTAGCGCCATCACCAGCAGTGATTTTAATCCATTTATATATTTTAGGTTCTAA
- a CDS encoding isopenicillin N synthase family oxygenase, giving the protein MANIIPSVNLNDFTSDDAKRKNDFVQAIGKAYQEIGFVALKGHFLEEILVNQLYQECESFFGLPLKTKVKYEIEGIGGQRGYTGFGKESAKGRTEGDLKEFWHFGQNISEDSKYKEIYPKNVMVEELPEFNKVGQEVYEKLEKTGIYVLRALALFVGLEEFYFDKYIKEGNSILRPIHYPPITEEPKEAVRAAAHTDINLITLLMGAQGKGLQVQNHHGDWIDAIAQPDELMINVGDMLSRHTNNKLKSTVHQVTNPLKESWGSSRYSVPFFMHPVSDMKLDCLAACVDQENPKQFDDITAGEFLTERLRELGLI; this is encoded by the coding sequence ATGGCCAATATTATCCCTTCTGTAAATCTAAATGACTTTACTTCTGATGATGCGAAACGCAAAAACGACTTTGTACAAGCCATTGGAAAAGCTTATCAGGAAATAGGATTTGTGGCTTTAAAAGGCCATTTCCTAGAAGAGATATTAGTAAATCAACTGTATCAGGAGTGTGAAAGCTTTTTTGGACTTCCTTTAAAAACCAAAGTAAAATATGAAATAGAAGGCATTGGCGGACAAAGAGGATATACGGGTTTTGGAAAGGAATCGGCAAAAGGAAGAACAGAAGGTGATTTAAAAGAATTCTGGCATTTTGGACAAAATATTTCTGAGGATTCTAAATACAAAGAGATCTACCCAAAGAATGTTATGGTGGAAGAGTTACCTGAGTTTAATAAAGTAGGACAAGAGGTGTACGAGAAGTTGGAGAAAACAGGCATCTATGTTTTAAGAGCTTTGGCTTTATTTGTTGGTTTAGAAGAATTCTATTTCGATAAATACATAAAAGAAGGCAACAGTATTTTGCGCCCCATTCATTATCCTCCTATTACTGAAGAACCAAAAGAAGCGGTAAGAGCTGCAGCCCACACCGATATTAATTTAATCACCCTCCTCATGGGCGCTCAGGGAAAAGGCTTACAAGTTCAAAATCATCATGGAGATTGGATAGACGCCATTGCTCAGCCCGATGAGCTGATGATAAACGTGGGTGATATGCTTTCTCGTCATACCAATAACAAATTAAAATCAACAGTTCATCAGGTCACCAACCCACTAAAAGAATCTTGGGGAAGTTCGCGATATTCTGTTCCTTTCTTTATGCACCCGGTTAGCGATATGAAACTAGATTGCTTAGCAGCTTGTGTTGACCAAGAAAATCCAAAACAATTTGATGATATTACAGCTGGGGAGTTCTTAACTGAACGTTTGCGAGAATTAGGATTGATTTAA
- a CDS encoding penicillin acylase family protein, which produces MKILKRLLLVIVIILILLFGALWFYLDYQSPKYSGEIVLQELEEKAEVVFDEYGIPHIYAQNQRDAYFTLGYVQVQERLFQMELYRRLVQGRASEIFGSSLISTDKYFLTLGLNELAKEAAEKHYYQNRNAEYHAATYSYLEGINAFIAEDRLPVEFQLIGFKPEPFAVEDMYGSLYLTALGFSFAQNEDLLLNFINTDLGPEYLVDFSEDFIPNLDKKQAYVNQLMMEQLEHSMNEMGLPLWEGSNAWVLSGRKTKSGKAILSNDTHVGFSQPAIWYEAYLEYPGYEFYGHFLPTVPFGIIGHNDHLAWGLTIFPFDNMDYVQLESIGNPASYIYFQDTVDFEFVDYEIVVKDGENERFTLKSSKLGPVINHIEPLIDSLYTSDITLNWSIYHLENTSVQALYKMNQAQNMHDFKEAISLIDIVGLNVMYADAKNNIAWWGCGKIPRRDSLSQSFKFLNSADGKDKQMGFLSFDENPKVENPMSGFIATANNNPVLSGGSFVPGNYLPSDRIDLITNALIEKDDWDLDACRALQLDHQSMVKRDLAYFISTQLIDLPKQGLYREVADKLSKWDGNYNLHGVEPAIFSRLYFNIAQQAMADELGPALFSKACKTYLLKKTLPSLIKNGTSPWWLKKGSEESSTRAQVLTIAFMMTVDELNSELGPKVKDWKWSKVHTLTHEHPMGSRKPLDKSYNVGPYPVAGGNQVLNKMEYALTGDVIHQVTSGPALRILIDFENVGGGLNISPTGQSGNFRSPHYKDQAEMFVNGEYRGMLMDRKAIIAGEHQVLNLLPR; this is translated from the coding sequence ATGAAAATCCTTAAACGTTTATTATTAGTCATAGTTATTATTCTAATTTTGTTATTTGGAGCCCTCTGGTTTTATCTGGATTATCAAAGCCCTAAGTATAGCGGAGAAATAGTATTGCAAGAACTGGAAGAAAAAGCAGAAGTGGTATTTGATGAATATGGAATCCCACATATCTATGCCCAAAATCAGAGAGATGCTTATTTCACCTTGGGATATGTTCAGGTGCAGGAGCGACTGTTTCAAATGGAGCTTTATAGGAGATTGGTTCAAGGAAGAGCCTCTGAAATATTTGGCTCCTCTTTAATTTCCACAGATAAATACTTTCTCACTTTAGGATTAAATGAATTAGCAAAAGAAGCTGCTGAAAAACATTATTATCAAAATCGAAATGCCGAGTATCATGCGGCCACTTATTCATATTTGGAAGGAATAAATGCTTTTATTGCTGAAGATAGGTTGCCGGTAGAATTTCAATTGATAGGTTTTAAGCCGGAACCTTTTGCCGTTGAAGATATGTATGGCAGTTTGTACTTGACTGCTCTTGGGTTTTCTTTCGCACAGAATGAAGATTTACTTTTGAATTTTATTAATACTGATCTTGGGCCAGAGTATTTAGTTGATTTTTCTGAGGATTTTATCCCAAATTTAGATAAAAAGCAAGCCTATGTGAATCAATTAATGATGGAGCAGCTAGAGCATTCGATGAATGAAATGGGATTGCCACTTTGGGAAGGAAGTAATGCATGGGTATTATCAGGTCGTAAAACAAAATCTGGAAAAGCCATATTGTCCAATGATACTCATGTAGGGTTCAGTCAGCCAGCTATATGGTATGAAGCCTATCTTGAATATCCGGGTTATGAGTTTTATGGACATTTCTTGCCAACTGTTCCTTTTGGTATTATTGGCCATAACGATCATTTGGCTTGGGGTTTGACTATTTTCCCATTTGATAATATGGATTATGTGCAATTAGAATCCATTGGAAATCCAGCTAGCTATATTTATTTTCAAGATACAGTGGATTTCGAATTTGTTGATTATGAGATAGTGGTGAAAGATGGTGAAAACGAAAGGTTTACACTTAAATCCTCGAAACTGGGCCCAGTTATCAATCACATAGAACCTCTGATTGATTCCCTTTATACTTCAGATATTACACTCAATTGGTCTATTTATCATCTGGAGAATACTTCTGTTCAAGCCTTATATAAAATGAATCAGGCTCAAAACATGCATGATTTTAAAGAAGCTATTTCGTTGATAGATATAGTGGGTCTAAATGTGATGTATGCCGATGCAAAGAATAATATTGCATGGTGGGGATGTGGAAAAATACCTAGAAGAGATAGTTTGAGTCAGAGTTTTAAGTTTCTAAATTCTGCCGATGGAAAAGATAAGCAAATGGGTTTTTTGAGTTTTGATGAGAACCCTAAGGTGGAGAATCCCATGTCAGGATTTATAGCTACGGCTAATAATAATCCAGTTTTGAGTGGGGGTAGTTTTGTGCCCGGTAATTATTTGCCATCAGATAGAATTGATTTGATTACTAATGCCTTAATAGAAAAAGATGATTGGGATTTAGACGCTTGTCGAGCCCTCCAGCTTGATCATCAATCTATGGTGAAAAGAGATTTAGCCTATTTTATCAGTACTCAGTTAATCGATTTGCCAAAACAAGGGTTATACAGAGAAGTTGCCGATAAACTATCAAAATGGGATGGGAATTATAATCTGCATGGTGTAGAACCTGCTATTTTTTCTCGACTTTATTTCAATATTGCCCAGCAAGCTATGGCTGATGAATTAGGCCCCGCCCTTTTCAGTAAAGCTTGTAAAACATACTTATTGAAGAAGACTTTACCCTCGCTGATTAAGAATGGAACTTCACCATGGTGGCTGAAAAAAGGTTCTGAGGAGTCTAGTACTAGAGCTCAGGTGTTAACAATCGCATTTATGATGACTGTAGACGAGTTGAATAGTGAATTGGGTCCAAAAGTGAAAGATTGGAAGTGGAGCAAAGTGCATACGCTTACTCATGAACATCCCATGGGATCGAGAAAGCCATTAGATAAAAGTTATAATGTTGGTCCATACCCAGTGGCCGGCGGAAATCAAGTTCTCAATAAAATGGAATATGCACTTACAGGTGATGTTATTCATCAGGTAACTTCTGGTCCAGCACTTCGGATACTGATTGATTTTGAAAATGTAGGTGGAGGCTTGAATATTTCTCCGACGGGACAATCTGGAAATTTCAGAAGTCCTCATTATAAAGATCAAGCTGAGATGTTTGTTAATGGGGAGTATAGAGGAATGTTGATGGATAGAAAGGCAATTATAGCAGGGGAACACCAAGTATTAAACTTGTTGCCCCGTTAA